The Flavobacterium sp. 102 genomic interval ATCATTAAAACAGAATAATCATGACAAAATTTGTAATTTTCTTTTCAAAAGTGATTACGGCTACCTTAGTAGCCTTATCAATCACCTCATGCGATCACAACATTAATTTTGGTAAATCCATCAGCGGAAGCGGAAAAGTAATAACCGAAAAACGAAATGTAGCCCACTTTGACAAAGTAACGGTTAGTCAAGGTTTAGAATGTGAAATCATCTTTTCAGATAAATTAGAAGTAACCGTGGAAGCTGACGATAATTTAATCAACGGAATTCACACTACAGTACAAAACGGTACGTTAGACATCAGTTCTGAATATGACAACTATATTAATGTAACTTCTAAAAAAATCATTGTTCGCATGCCAAAGATCGTAAGTTTGGAAAGCACTAGTGGTTCGACTATTACATCGAGTAACATTTTGAACAGTGATGACATTACGCTAAAATCAAGCAGCGGTAGTTCATTAGAAGTCGAAGTTGAAGCCGATAAAGTAACCTTGGAAACTTCAAGCGGAAGCGAACAAAAAGTAACCGGAAAAGCGCTAAAAGTATTTACTGCTTCGTCTAGCGGAAGTCATATAGATGCTAATGGATTATTGGCCAATGAAGTGAATTCACAATCTTCAAGCGGAAGCTCAACAACGGTTAATGCAGCTGTATTATTGGATGCCAAAGCGTCAAGCGGAAGTTCAATAACCTACTTAAATAGTCCCAAAGAAGTTCGAAAAGAAGAAACTTCCGGCGGAAGCGTCTCCAAAGATTAAGTTAATAAAACATCTCAATGAAAATTGGGATGTTTTTTTTTCTATTTTTGACAATCGAGTCACGTTTTGAAAACGAGATGAATTGTACCAAGTAAAAACCAAACTACCAACTTTTATGAAAAAAATTATACTCTTTAGTTTTCTTTTACTCACGTCTGTTTCTTTTGCCCAAAAAAAAGAAAAGGTAAAAGGCTCTAAAATTGTCAAATTGGAACAAAAGCAAATTGGTGATTTTGTAAGTTTAGAAGTAGAAGACAATCTCGAGATTTTTTTGGTAAAAGGAAATGAATGTGCGCTCGAAATCGAAGCTGATGACAATTTGATCGAATTCGTTGAATACAAATTGGCCGGAAGTAACCTAAGAATTTCAACTTCAAAAGACATATCTAGCTATAAAAAATTGAGCGTTCGCGTAACTTATACCGATAAGTTCAATATGATTATCACCAAAGACGAAACCAATGTAACTGCTTTATCCGATGTGGTTTTAGACAATGTCACTTTTAAAACTTATGATTATTCTAAATTATTTCTGAACGCCAACACCAA includes:
- a CDS encoding GIN domain-containing protein; the encoded protein is MKKIILFSFLLLTSVSFAQKKEKVKGSKIVKLEQKQIGDFVSLEVEDNLEIFLVKGNECALEIEADDNLIEFVEYKLAGSNLRISTSKDISSYKKLSVRVTYTDKFNMIITKDETNVTALSDVVLDNVTFKTYDYSKLFLNANTKSFTLMANDKSKVELNLKSVKTAIDLSKSAYVKALISSSEMRFDLYQKSSAEVEGDVIELKLRLDNNTDFIGKKLTAKNASLETAGYSKSSINVSNNATIDASGNSEIQLYGEPLKIEMKRFADSAELRKKPTTK
- a CDS encoding head GIN domain-containing protein; this translates as MTKFVIFFSKVITATLVALSITSCDHNINFGKSISGSGKVITEKRNVAHFDKVTVSQGLECEIIFSDKLEVTVEADDNLINGIHTTVQNGTLDISSEYDNYINVTSKKIIVRMPKIVSLESTSGSTITSSNILNSDDITLKSSSGSSLEVEVEADKVTLETSSGSEQKVTGKALKVFTASSSGSHIDANGLLANEVNSQSSSGSSTTVNAAVLLDAKASSGSSITYLNSPKEVRKEETSGGSVSKD